In Halopseudomonas nanhaiensis, a single window of DNA contains:
- a CDS encoding lipase secretion chaperone encodes MKAIVYAPLLGCILLLGWHLTRPAVEVAELSPALQAPRSTLQQVSTRPAATSAIPRQAPASLRGTEVDGTLQTDHRGHLLVTEQLRDLFEYYLATIGEVQSDQAVEMIRQQLAAQLNQPALTEAYELLDAYLEYKQRVAALEQDLPVVADLAALAEREEAVRRLRAELFDPLVHEALFGREEQYNQYHLERLAILHDSELDETGRALALEELRQRQPDALRDSLAVQLHQQLGERTRALQAEGAPPQAVRQLRLELVGPEATERLEQLDQERARWQQRLDQFAEERQAILADPGLADQDKQAAVSELLADRFDERERMRVATLID; translated from the coding sequence ATGAAAGCCATCGTTTACGCTCCACTGCTCGGCTGCATTCTGCTGCTTGGCTGGCACCTGACGCGGCCTGCCGTGGAGGTGGCGGAACTGTCGCCTGCGCTGCAAGCACCACGCTCCACCCTGCAGCAGGTGTCGACCAGACCTGCCGCGACCAGCGCGATCCCTCGGCAAGCGCCGGCCTCGCTGCGCGGGACCGAGGTGGACGGCACACTGCAGACCGATCATCGAGGCCATTTGCTGGTCACCGAGCAACTGCGCGACCTGTTCGAGTACTACCTGGCTACGATCGGCGAGGTTCAGTCGGATCAGGCGGTCGAGATGATTCGCCAGCAGCTGGCCGCTCAACTGAACCAGCCAGCCCTGACCGAGGCGTACGAGCTGCTGGATGCGTACCTGGAATACAAGCAACGCGTAGCCGCGTTAGAGCAGGACCTGCCCGTGGTCGCTGACCTGGCCGCGCTTGCCGAGCGCGAGGAGGCCGTACGCCGGCTGCGGGCCGAACTCTTCGATCCTCTGGTACACGAAGCCCTGTTTGGCCGGGAGGAGCAGTACAACCAGTATCACCTGGAACGGCTGGCCATACTTCACGACAGCGAGCTGGATGAAACAGGTCGGGCGCTGGCCCTGGAAGAGCTGCGCCAGCGCCAACCGGACGCCTTGCGTGATTCGCTGGCAGTACAGCTGCACCAGCAACTGGGTGAGCGCACCCGGGCGTTGCAGGCAGAGGGGGCGCCGCCGCAGGCGGTACGCCAGTTACGGCTCGAGCTGGTTGGGCCGGAAGCCACCGAGCGGCTGGAGCAACTGGACCAGGAGCGCGCCCGATGGCAGCAACGGCTGGACCAATTCGCGGAGGAGCGCCAGGCGATTCTTGCCGATCCGGGACTGGCTGATCAGGACAAGCAGGCCGCCGTCAGCGAGCTGCTCGCGGACCGGTTTGACGAGCGAGAGCGCATGCGCGTGGCTACGCTGATCGACTGA
- a CDS encoding triacylglycerol lipase, with amino-acid sequence MRNRISIPLAVGLAASLAGFSQQALASGYTQTRYPIVLAHGMLGFDSILGIDYWYGIPSALRRDGARVYITEVSQLDTSEARGEQLLRQVEEIAAISGKGKVNLIGHSHGGPTARYVAAVRPDLIASVTSVGAPHKGSKTADFLRQIPEGSGGEAVLAGIVNGLGGLINFLSGSSSTSPQNSLGSLESLNSAGAERFNAKFPQGIPTSACGEGAYQVRGVRYYSWGGTKPLTNILDVSDVLLGASSVPFGFEANDGLVGRCSSHLGMVIRDNYRMNHLDEVNQTFGLTSLFETSPVSVYRQHANRLKNAGL; translated from the coding sequence ATGCGTAACAGGATCTCCATCCCGCTGGCTGTGGGGCTTGCCGCCTCGCTCGCCGGTTTCAGTCAACAGGCATTGGCCTCCGGCTATACCCAGACCCGCTACCCCATTGTGCTGGCGCACGGCATGCTGGGCTTCGACAGCATTCTCGGCATCGATTACTGGTACGGCATCCCGTCGGCCCTGCGCCGGGACGGCGCCAGGGTCTACATTACCGAGGTCAGCCAGCTCGACACCTCCGAAGCGCGCGGCGAACAGCTGCTGCGTCAGGTCGAGGAAATCGCCGCGATCAGCGGCAAGGGCAAGGTCAACCTGATCGGTCACAGCCATGGCGGCCCCACTGCCCGCTACGTCGCTGCAGTGCGGCCCGATCTGATTGCCTCGGTCACCAGCGTCGGCGCGCCACACAAGGGCTCGAAGACGGCCGACTTCCTTCGCCAGATCCCTGAAGGATCAGGTGGAGAGGCCGTTCTGGCGGGCATCGTCAATGGTCTGGGTGGGCTGATCAATTTTCTCTCGGGCAGTTCATCCACCAGCCCGCAGAACTCACTCGGTTCGCTGGAATCACTCAACTCGGCCGGCGCGGAGCGCTTCAACGCCAAATTTCCGCAGGGCATTCCTACCAGCGCCTGTGGCGAAGGCGCTTATCAGGTGCGCGGCGTGCGCTATTACTCCTGGGGCGGTACCAAGCCGCTGACCAACATTCTCGACGTGTCTGACGTGTTACTGGGCGCCTCGTCGGTTCCCTTCGGTTTCGAAGCCAACGATGGCCTGGTAGGACGCTGTAGCTCGCATCTGGGCATGGTGATTCGCGACAACTACCGCATGAACCATCTGGACGAGGTCAACCAGACCTTCGGCCTGACCAGCCTGTTCGAGACCAGTCCGGTGTCGGTCTACCGCCAGCATGCCAACCGGCTGAAGAACGCCGGTCTGTAA